In the genome of Streptomyces sp. Q6, the window TCCCGTCACCGCCCCGCGCGGCCTGCTCGCCCGCCTCCATTACCTCACCAAGACGCCGCGGATGCTCCAGGCCGCCCGTGAACAAGGGCTGACGGTCACGGACCGGACCCTGAAGACATGGCTGGACGGCAAACGCCGCCCCTCGAAGGCCAACCTGGAACGCATCGACGCCGTCTACCGCACGGTGCGCCGCCACAACGTCGCCCGCCACCTCCTGCGGCGTCTCAACTCCTGCGGCGGCACGAGGGTGGAGATCCACCCCTTCAACCAGTCCCAGGTCGCCAGGCCGCACCAGCGCGTCGTGGAGTTCCGGAAACTGAACGTGCGGCGCTGGGACCGCATCGTGACCGCCTGGGCCAACAGAGACCAGCAGACTCTCGACGACGTATGGGCCACCGACGTCCTGCCCGACCTCGGCAGCCAATGGGGCCAGTACGAATACGTCTCCAACATCGGCTTCGCCGCCTGAAAGACAACGTGACGGCACGCTGCGCCGGACTCACGCCCCGTTGAGCTCAAGCACCAACTCCACCATGACGGCCGGCGGCAGAGACGGGTTGGCGGCCGCGGCTTCCACCACTTGCCAGTCGTGGTCGGCGAGCAATTCGACGATGGCCTGTGGCGGCAGGGCCGCGTGCCCGGCAGCGATCCGCCGCGCGTCCTGGTCCGTCAGACAGACCAGAAGCGCCGGACCAGTCGCATTGGGGTGCCGGGCGACCTCACGCAGTGCTTTCCGGACCGGCGTCATGTGCGCCGTCAGGTATTCCAGCAGGGCGGACGGCGTCTGCGGGTTGGCCGCCACCTTGGCGATGACCCGGGATCCGTGGCGCTCGACCATGGAGCGGAGCTGAGCTTCCGAGAGGCCAGGGTGTCCGGCGATGGACTTGACCACCTTCGCGTCCGGATCGTCGGCCAGCCTGTCGCGGATCTCGGCCGGCAGATCACGCCGTTCGGCCAGGAGCATCCGCACTACCGGATTCGACGACGTGGACAACTCCTCGACCTCGGAGGGAGAAGCGGAGGCGATCCGCGGCAGCAGGGTCGAACCGATCTTGGTGGTGGCGGCGAGGCCGGAAAGTACGTCGAGCGGCACCCGGGGATTGTGCGCCAGTCTGCGCTGCACGTCGTGACCGCCATCGGCAGCCAGCACCCGCATCACAGATTCGCTGATCGTGGGATTCTCCGCGAGATCGGCTCGTACGCCGGGAACAGGGTCACCGGCGAGCCGCGCCACTGTCTCCGGCGGCAGATCGGGGCGGGCAGCGAGCCGGCAGCGCAACAGCGCCGAAGGATGGCCGGTGAAGCGCAGGAGCGCCTCGATCGGTGTGGCGGGGTTCCACAGGGCCTGTTCCGCCAGCTCGTGAAGGGTGGACTCGTGCGAGCCGGAGCACGAGGCATCGGCGGACAGGCCGCAGTCGAGCCGCGGACAGTGCGGATCGTGTACGTAGGGCGTCTCCTCGCTGTCGCAGACCAGGCACTGCTCTGCCGGTGGCAGCCCCTCGCCGGTGATCAGCATGGCCAGGACCTGTGGTGGTGTCGCCTCGTTGGCCGCCACCGCGCGACGGACCTCGGCATGCGGGTGGCGCGCGAGACGGGCGGCCACATCCGCCGTGGTCCACAACGCGAGTTCCGCAACGACCCGTACGTCCCGGTCGGCGGCGAGCATCTCCCGCACATCCGCCAAAAGACCGGGACAGGCGGCCAGCTTCGCCCGACGCTCGACGTTGGGATCCACCGCGAACAGCCGCGTCCACTCCAGGTCACCGAAACCCTCCTCGAGCAGGGCGAGCGCGGCCTGCGGCTGCGTACGGGGGTTGATGTCCGCAGCTGCCAGCCGGCCTTCGTACGCGAGTCGCACGGCGCTCCCCTCGCCCCGCACGGCCAAGGCGACCGCTTGCTCACGGCTGAGGTCCGCGCGGCTGGCGAGGCCGTCAGCGATGTCCGCGTCCGCGACCACGATCAGGCGGTCGACCAGCTCGACGGGCAGCGCCACATTGGACGCGAGGCCGCACAGCACAGGGTTCATAGGGACACATCCTGCCTGGCCCGCAGTCGAACGACCGACGGATTTGAGGCGCCCACGTACGGCTACTGGCCTGCACCCAGCTCCGAGCGCTTCGCGTTGCGAAGGCCGCGTAGCCGCCCTCAGGCTTGGGAGTGCCGTAGTGCCCAGTCTTGGTCGTTCGGTGTTGGCTCGGTCCGCCAACGAGCCCGTAGAACTCCGTCGTTGTCGGGCATGACCGCGGTACACAGAGGTGCACGTTCGCCCGCGTATACGGACAGGAGCGCGGCGCCCGAGGCGCTGGAGATCAGGGCGGAAAGTTCCGGGAACTCGTCCTCGTCGGCGATGGCGCTGTGGATGTGGCCGTTCTTGTCCTGCCAGACGCCTTCGACGAGTCCGTCCTCGGGCAGGTTGCCCAGGACGGCGTCGATGTCACCGGACAAGGGAGGCCAGACCTCCAGGCGGGCCCGGGAGCCAGTCCGGCACGCACCGCCTCGATGGCTTCGCGGGTG includes:
- a CDS encoding transcriptional regulator — translated: MPEKNLEFGKYGARGTRGSEVVARRLDGLVDFITTPVTAPRGLLARLHYLTKTPRMLQAAREQGLTVTDRTLKTWLDGKRRPSKANLERIDAVYRTVRRHNVARHLLRRLNSCGGTRVEIHPFNQSQVARPHQRVVEFRKLNVRRWDRIVTAWANRDQQTLDDVWATDVLPDLGSQWGQYEYVSNIGFAA